The genomic segment CTTAATTATTGATAAGCAATGTGgagtgtggggtggggggttttCAGCTTCTGAAGTGAAAGTTTGACAACCTGTCACAAATGTCAAATTATCAAATTAAATAAGAGTAATACTATTTATTATGATAAATGTAATAGAGAGGTCTTTGCTTAAAGGTTGTATATTCGTAAGTGAAGTCTGAAAGTAGTCTGAAATCTTAAGCCAGACACTTAGCGAGAAAGAAATTTGATTTATGTGCAGTGGATGCTGATTTGTCTCTCATGGCTATTTGTAGCTCGTCAGTGGACAAAGCATCACAAAAGTGGTAAAGAAAGCTGTCTCCTGTATCTGTTTTTTCAGTATTCCTGTCCTTAGCGGTGCCAGGAGACTCTGTCGATGTGAAGTGTGAGAACATTTATAAGGACTTCTCCGAATGTGTCCTGGAGCTGGGAGAGAGCATGGACAACTACCAGGAGAACGTGACCAGTGAGAGGGGAGTGGCAgctgtgtgcaggtgataatTACTTTACCGGCGAGTGCACGAGCAGCAACGAGACATTCCCTGTACAGTTTTGTGAGCTTGAGCTCTCATCACTCTTTGTGAGTAGAGCTTTCATGTGCACTAAGATCCAAATGATAACCCCAGCAGAGAGAACAAGAAATGCAGAGAGAAACCAGCTTTCATGGGTAGATTAAGAAACCCATTGGTGCACAAAATTGTTTTTCAGTTCAATTAGGATCAAATAAGGCGTAATTGAGAGCAATAATATAGACAGATACAGCATGAAATATTCATCTCATAACAAAATACTGGAGAGAAAGGGAGCAGATGCCACAATCCCAGAGAAGAGGAGACTAGAGAAATGAATGGTGCTGAGACACTGAGCCATTGTGCTAAATAATTTATGACCTCGCTGCAGCAGTAATGAAATTCGGGGGAAGTTCTTTGTCACTGTTACTGCATGCACTCCACAACCCCAACACAGTGCACTGAAGACAAAGATTTACACTTAATCCTTTGGTTGAAAATTGCCCACTTGCAATATCATCTGTGATATTGTTTCACTCTCTCATACAGTTGCCATGGTAATTAAAGCACAGCTTGACTTACTTGCATCCTTCGTAGCCGTCTGAGTGATGGATTTTTGGCAAGCGAATTAATCGGGCACAGCCAGTGCATGTCTGCATGCTGTTGTGGGGATGACTTCCGAGTGAAATGTCAGACACAGCACTGATCTGATGATCCTTTTATTTGCCACAGCCACTGGGAAGCTTTCCACACTTGTGCCCTCACGGCGCTGTCCGACTGTCAGGAGGAAGTCAGCTCCATCTGGGAGAATCTGAGGCAGGACTCCAGGAAGATACGCTTCCAGGGAAGTCTGTTTGATCTGTGCAGTCCCAGCTCCTCTCCCAGTCTAAGTTCACCTAGCGCTGTCCTCATCTTGCCGCTGATCCTGGCCTTGACTGGGCCCGGCTGGGCTTCTGCATAGATGGAGCAGGGGTTGGGTGAGGAGGACGTTGTATTCGCTGTGCTTCGGTCCTCCAGAGTTTAAACTTAAAGCCAAGGATTTAAGAGCACAAATGTTTCAAAGGATTATTTTGACCTAGAGTCGCTGATGTCTGCGATGAATGAG from the Oreochromis aureus strain Israel breed Guangdong linkage group 5, ZZ_aureus, whole genome shotgun sequence genome contains:
- the LOC116326409 gene encoding neuritin-like, which gives rise to MGFFMSTKIGWIVAFATVFLSLAVPGDSVDVKCENIYKDFSECVLELGESMDNYQENVTSERGVAAVCSHWEAFHTCALTALSDCQEEVSSIWENLRQDSRKIRFQGSLFDLCSPSSSPSLSSPSAVLILPLILALTGPGWASA